A DNA window from Nymphalis io chromosome 28, ilAglIoxx1.1, whole genome shotgun sequence contains the following coding sequences:
- the LOC126779283 gene encoding adenosylhomocysteinase-like 1 isoform X3: MPGIMALRARAKDDKPLKDAKIVGCTHINAQTAVLIETLAALGATVRWAACNIYSTQNEVAAALAHAGFAIFAWRGESEEAFWWCIDQCSTPTTAWQPNMILDDGGDATHLMLKKHATAFKQIKGIVEESVTGVHRLYQLSKAGKLCVPAMNVNDSVTKTKFDNLYSCRESIIDALKRSTDLMFGGKQSVVCGYGEVGKGCCQALKALGCVVYVTEIDPICALQAAMDGFRVVKLNEVIRQVDIVITATGNKGVVTREHMERMKNGCVVCNMGHSNTEIDVHSLRTPDLLWERVRSQVDHIIWGNGKRIVLLAEGRLANLCCSSLPSFVVSVTAATQALALIELYNAPQHRYKADVYLLPKKMDEYVASLHLPTFDAHLTELTDEQAKYLGLNKVGPFKPNYYRY, from the exons ATCGTAGGCTGCACCCACATCAATGCTCAAACAGCTGTCCTCATAGAAACGCTAGCAGCATTAGGCGCTACAGTGCGTTGGGCGGCTTGCAACATATACAGCACTCAGAACGAAGTTGCCGCAGCTTTAGCACACGCAG GCTTCGCAATATTCGCGTGGCGCGGTGAGAGCGAGGAGGCGTTCTGGTGGTGCATCGACCAGTGCAGCACACCCACCACCGCCTGGCAACCGAACATGATCCTCGACGACGGCGGTGACGCCACGCACCTGATGCTCAAGAAACACGCAACGGCCTTCAAGCAAATTAAAG GTATAGTAGAGGAGAGCGTGACGGGCGTCCACAGGCTGTACCAGCTCAGCAAGGCGGGGAAGCTCTGCGTGCCGGCGATGAACGTCAACGATTCCGTCACTAAGACTAAGTTCGACAATCTGTACTCGTGTcg GGAGAGCATAATAGACGCATTAAAACGCAGTACGGATCTAATGTTCGGTGGGAAGCAGTCGGTGGTGTGCGGGTACGGGGAGGTGGGGAAGGGGTGCTGTCAGGCGTTGAAGGCTTTGGGATGCGTT GTATACGTTACAGAAATAGATCCGATATGCGCGTTACAAGCGGCCATGGATGGTTTCAGAGTAGTCAAGTTAAATGAG GTAATAAGGCAGGTCGATATCGTAATAACGGCAACGGGTAACAAAGGCGTCGTCACACGGGAACACATGGAACGTATGAAGAACGGTTGCGTCGTGTGCAACATGGGACACAGTAACACGGAAATAGACGTCCACTCGCTCAGGACGCCGGACCTGCTGTGGGAGCGGGTCAGGAGTCAG GTGGACCACATAATCTGGGGCAACGGCAAGCGCATCGTGCTGCTGGCGGAGGGGCGGCTGGCCAACCTGTGCTGCTCGTCGCTGCCGTCGTTCGTGGTGTCCGTCACAGCCGCCACACAGGCGCTGGCGCTCATCGAGCTCTACAACGCGCCGCAGCACCGCTACAAG gcAGACGTCTACCTCTTACCGAAGAAAATGGACGAGTACGTAGCCAGCTTACATTTACCGACGTTCGACGCTCATTTGACTGAACTAACCGACGAACAGGCGAAATACCTAGGTCTTAATAAAGTGGGACCGTTCAAACCGAACTACTATAGGTACTAA